The proteins below come from a single Acidimicrobiia bacterium genomic window:
- a CDS encoding enoyl-CoA hydratase-related protein: MSDNEEILFAVDKGVLRITLNRPEMGNAITQAQRVQLAKWIERANEDHTIRCVVIGATGRFFCTGADLRGQRGPEEERPEGQPERVVGDTRRMMLRGAIATVNSILDCEKPVIAAVQGTAAGIGCHIAFACDLVVASEDAKFVEVFARRGLAIDGLGAWLLPRLIGLQRAKELVLLAEDVSAQRALEIGLATRVVPAAELEKTVDALANQLASGPTKAHMVNKWLLNRSLDVDRHSLAGDEAWIVDIMANTSDSGEGVASFVERRPPNFRGF; this comes from the coding sequence ATGAGTGACAACGAAGAGATCCTGTTCGCCGTCGACAAGGGCGTACTGCGGATCACGCTGAATCGCCCCGAGATGGGCAACGCGATCACGCAGGCCCAGCGGGTCCAGCTCGCGAAGTGGATCGAACGGGCGAACGAAGACCACACGATCCGCTGCGTGGTGATCGGCGCGACCGGGCGGTTCTTCTGCACGGGCGCCGATCTGCGCGGCCAGCGTGGTCCCGAGGAAGAACGCCCCGAAGGGCAACCGGAGCGGGTCGTCGGCGATACGCGGCGGATGATGCTGCGCGGCGCGATCGCGACGGTGAATTCGATTCTCGACTGCGAGAAACCGGTGATCGCGGCCGTTCAGGGCACCGCGGCGGGAATCGGATGTCACATCGCGTTCGCGTGCGATCTCGTCGTCGCGTCCGAAGACGCGAAGTTCGTCGAGGTCTTCGCCCGCCGAGGGCTCGCGATCGACGGGCTCGGCGCGTGGCTCCTCCCCCGGCTGATCGGCCTCCAGCGTGCGAAGGAACTGGTGTTGCTGGCCGAGGATGTCTCGGCGCAGCGCGCGCTCGAGATCGGGCTCGCGACGCGCGTCGTTCCGGCCGCCGAGCTCGAGAAGACGGTCGACGCGCTTGCGAACCAGCTGGCCTCCGGGCCGACGAAGGCGCACATGGTGAACAAGTGGTTGTTGAACCGGTCACTCGACGTCGACCGGCACTCGCTCGCGGGTGACGAAGCCTGGATCGTCGACATCATGGCGAACACGAGCGACTCCGGGGAGGGGGTCGCCAGTTTCGTGGAACGGCGCCCACCGAACTTCCGCGGGTTCTAG
- a CDS encoding VOC family protein, with product MSVQLNHLIMPSKDRVASAEFISGVLGLKPPTAFAHFMCVEVGNGVTLDYDDRDNFVPGHFAFLVSDDEFDEIFARVTDWGITYWADPAHKKEGEINTYPGRGFYFLDPDGNNMEVLTKPFVP from the coding sequence ATGAGTGTCCAGCTGAACCACCTGATCATGCCGAGCAAGGACCGCGTGGCGTCGGCGGAGTTCATCTCGGGTGTGCTCGGTCTGAAACCGCCCACCGCGTTCGCGCACTTCATGTGTGTCGAGGTCGGCAACGGCGTCACGCTCGACTACGACGACCGCGACAACTTCGTGCCCGGCCACTTCGCGTTCCTCGTCAGCGACGACGAGTTCGACGAGATCTTCGCGAGAGTCACCGACTGGGGGATCACGTACTGGGCCGATCCCGCCCACAAGAAGGAAGGCGAGATCAACACCTATCCCGGTCGCGGGTTCTACTTCCTCGATCCCGACGGCAACAACATGGAAGTGCTCACCAAGCCCTTCGTGCCCTGA
- a CDS encoding CocE/NonD family hydrolase: MAATTFVEEDVILERSVAIPMRDGVLLYADVWRPAADQTMPVLVSRTPYGRDMLQMGLLGAPPSDLVRAGYAVVYQDSRGRFESEGEWAPIGVEVDDGYDTVEWAAAQPWSNGRVGMFGASYMGYTQWLAAIARPPHLVAIAPEVASAEYWGTWFGTGGALRLAHRVAWAAAVGASHARRIGAPEPELEELLDVQARIVAVLAGGEVLAERNRRMAEMVEPLFRYRPLRENPLLAKIAPWMAGSLARERRDDPYFVELDHRSHYRKLDLPAFHVGGWYDINVNGTIANFVGMRAHAATDEARRAQRLIIGPWPHWTPQISVVGDIDFGPNAVLDLEPLRREWFGHWLQDRPAPMLDAAPIRIFVMGENIWRDEWEWPLARTEWSSWYLHSGGNANTSDGDGLLDQQPPSEESVDTFVYDPRDPVPTRGGRLLGVGGAVAGAFDQRDVETRDDVLVYTSEPLSRPTEITGPVTVELWASTSAPDTDFTAKLVEVHADGRAINLCDGIVRARAFAPTPLAPGAAYRFTIELWEISALVAAGNRLRLEISSSNYPHFEPNSNCGKPVGTDTDADIQPASQTVFHDTIHASRLILPVIPAPDPITE; this comes from the coding sequence ATGGCAGCGACCACCTTCGTCGAGGAAGACGTGATCCTCGAGCGGAGCGTCGCGATCCCGATGCGCGACGGCGTCCTGCTCTACGCCGACGTGTGGCGCCCGGCCGCCGACCAGACGATGCCCGTGCTCGTCTCCCGCACGCCGTATGGGCGCGACATGCTGCAGATGGGTCTCCTGGGCGCGCCGCCGTCGGACCTCGTGCGGGCCGGGTACGCGGTCGTGTACCAGGACAGCCGCGGTCGTTTCGAGTCCGAAGGGGAGTGGGCCCCGATCGGGGTCGAGGTCGACGACGGGTACGACACGGTGGAATGGGCGGCCGCGCAACCCTGGTCGAATGGCCGCGTCGGCATGTTCGGTGCGTCCTACATGGGGTACACCCAATGGCTTGCCGCCATCGCGCGCCCACCACACCTCGTCGCGATCGCGCCCGAAGTCGCGAGCGCGGAGTACTGGGGAACGTGGTTCGGTACGGGAGGCGCGTTGCGGCTCGCACATCGCGTCGCTTGGGCGGCCGCGGTCGGCGCCTCGCACGCGCGCCGGATCGGCGCACCCGAACCCGAGCTCGAGGAGTTGCTCGATGTCCAGGCGCGCATCGTTGCGGTGCTCGCGGGTGGAGAGGTGCTCGCCGAGCGCAATCGCCGGATGGCCGAGATGGTCGAGCCGCTCTTCCGGTACCGCCCGCTCCGCGAGAACCCTCTGCTTGCCAAGATCGCGCCCTGGATGGCCGGCAGCCTGGCGCGCGAACGTCGAGACGATCCGTACTTCGTGGAGCTCGACCACAGGTCGCACTACCGCAAGCTCGACCTGCCCGCGTTCCACGTCGGTGGTTGGTACGACATCAACGTCAACGGGACCATCGCGAACTTCGTCGGGATGCGAGCACACGCGGCAACCGACGAAGCGAGACGCGCGCAGCGCTTGATCATCGGTCCTTGGCCGCACTGGACCCCGCAGATCTCCGTCGTCGGCGATATCGACTTCGGGCCGAATGCCGTCCTCGACCTGGAACCCCTCCGGCGCGAGTGGTTCGGCCACTGGTTGCAGGATCGGCCTGCGCCGATGCTCGATGCCGCGCCGATTCGCATCTTCGTGATGGGCGAGAACATCTGGCGCGACGAGTGGGAATGGCCACTCGCGCGGACCGAGTGGTCCTCGTGGTATCTCCACAGCGGCGGCAACGCGAACACGAGCGACGGCGACGGTCTGCTCGACCAGCAGCCGCCGAGCGAGGAATCGGTCGACACCTTCGTGTACGACCCGCGCGACCCCGTTCCGACACGGGGCGGCAGGCTGCTCGGCGTCGGCGGTGCGGTCGCGGGCGCGTTCGACCAGCGCGACGTCGAGACCCGTGACGACGTGCTCGTGTACACCTCGGAGCCCCTCTCCCGTCCCACCGAGATCACGGGTCCCGTCACCGTGGAGCTGTGGGCCTCCACTTCCGCACCCGACACCGACTTCACCGCCAAACTCGTGGAGGTACACGCCGACGGTCGCGCCATCAACCTGTGCGACGGCATCGTGCGCGCGCGTGCGTTCGCGCCCACGCCGCTGGCGCCCGGCGCGGCGTATCGCTTCACGATCGAGCTGTGGGAGATCAGCGCGCTCGTTGCCGCGGGCAACCGCCTCCGGCTCGAGATCTCGTCGAGCAACTACCCGCACTTCGAGCCCAACTCCAACTGCGGGAAGCCCGTCGGTACGGATACCGATGCCGACATCCAGCCGGCGAGCCAAACCGTCTTCCACGACACCATCCACGCGAGCCGCCTGATCCTTCCCGTGATCCCGGCCCCTGACCCGATCACTGAATAG